The Brassica napus cultivar Da-Ae chromosome C7, Da-Ae, whole genome shotgun sequence genome has a segment encoding these proteins:
- the LOC106421405 gene encoding putative pentatricopeptide repeat-containing protein At3g23330 produces MSSSSSSKAIIKTLIKNPTRIRSKHQAKQLHAQFLRTQSLSHTSASVVISIYTNLKLLHEALLLFHTLESPPVLAWKSVIRCFTDQSLFSRALSSFVDMRASGRCPDHNVFPSVLKSCTMMTDLKLGESVHGYIVRLGLDCDLYTCNALMNMYAKLQGMGSNISAGKVFDEMPQRIIDSETMSNALPSGIDSVRKVFELMPTKDVVSWNTIIAGYAQSGMYEDALRMVREMASEDIKPDAFTLSSVLPIFSEYVDVKRGKEIHGYVIRKGIDADVYIGSSLVDMYAKSARIEDSERVFSHLLRRDSISYNSLVAGYVQNGRYNEALKLFRQMVTAKVRPGPVAFSTVLPACAHLSTLHLGKQLHGYVLRGGYSDNIFIDSALVDMYSKCGSIKAARKIFDRMNVHDEVSWTAIIMGHALHGHGHEAVSLFEEMKQRGVKPNHVAFVAVLTACSHVGLVDEAWGYFNSMTEVYGLNHELEHYAAVADLLGRAGKLEEAYEFISNMRVEPTGSVWSTLLSSCSVHKNLELAEKVAEKIFAVDSENMGACVLMCNMYASNGRWKEMAKLRLRMKKLGMRKKPACSWIEFKDKTHGFVSGDRSHSSMERINEFLEAVMEQMEREGYVADTSGVLHDVDEEHKRELLFGHSERLAVAFGIINTEPGTTIRVTKNIRICRDCHVAIKFIAKITEREIIVRDNSRFHHFNRGSCSCGDYW; encoded by the coding sequence AtgagttcatcatcatcatcaaaagcCATAATCAAAACCCTGATCAAGAACCCAACTCGCATCAGATCAAAACACCAAGCCAAGCAGCTCCACGCCCAGTTCCTCCGAACCCAATCACTCTCCCACACATCAGCCTCCGTCGTCATCTCCATCTACACCAACCTCAAACTCCTACACGAAGCCTTGCTCCTTTTCCACACGCTCGAATCTCCTCCCGTCCTCGCATGGAAGTCCGTCATCAGATGCTTCACCGACCAGTCGCTCTTCTCTCGCGCATTGTCTTCCTTCGTCGATATGCGAGCTTCCGGGAGATGCCCTGATCACAATGTCTTCCCTTCTGTCCTGAAATCGTGTACGATGATGACGGATTTGAAGTTGGGTGAGTCTGTTCATGGGTATATTGTTAGGCTTGGGTTGGATTGCGATCTGTATACTTGCAATGCGCTTATGAATATGTATGCTAAGCTTCAAGGGATGGGTTCCAATATTAGTGCAGgtaaggtgttcgatgaaatgcctcaGAGAATAATAGATAGTGAAACTATGAGTAATGCTCTGCCTTCAGGGATAGATAGTGTGAGGAAAGTTTTTGAATTGATGCCTACAAAGGACGTGGTTTCCTGGAACACGATCATTGCAGGGTATGCACAAAGTGGAATGTATGAAGATGCTTTGAGGATGGTTAGGGAGATGGCAAGTGAGGATATAAAGCCTGATGCTTTCACTTTGTCTAGTGTTCTTCCGATTTTTTCAGAGTATGTGGATGTTAAAAGGGGAAAAGAGATTCATGGGTACGTGATTAGGAAAGGGATTGATGCTGACGTGTATATTGGGAGTAGCTTGGTTGATATGTATGCTAAAAGTGCTCGGATTGAAGATTCCGAAAGAGTGTTTTCTCACTTGTTGAGACGGGATAGTATCTCATATAACTCGCTTGTTGCCGGGTATGTACAGAACGGTAGATATAACGAGGCTCTCAAGTTATTCAGGCAAATGGTGACCGCAAAGGTTAGGCCGGGACCTGTGGCTTTCTCGACCGTGTTGCCTGCTTGTGCTCACTTATCCACCTTGCACCTTGGGAAACAACTTCACGGGTATGTGTTGAGAGGTGGCTATAGCGATAACATATTCATAGATAGTGCGCTTGTGGATATGTACTCCAAATGTGGGAGCATTAAGGCTGCTAGGAAGATTTTTGACAGGATGAATGTGCATGACGAAGTTTCATGGACGGCTATTATAATGGGGCATGCGTTACATGGTCATGGGCATGAAGCAGTTTCCTTGTTCGAGGAAATGAAACAGAGAGGAGTGAAGCCAAATCATGTAGCGTTTGTTGCTGTACTAACTGCTTGTAGTCACGTTGGGTTGGTAGATGAGGCGTGGGGATATTTCAACAGCATGACTGAGGTATACGGTTTGAACCATGAGTTGGAACATTACGCAGCTGTAGCTGATCTTCTCGGCCGTGCAGGGAAGCTGGAAGAAGCGTATGAATTCATTTCAAACATGCGTGTTGAGCCTACGGGTAGCGTATGGTCTACGTTACTGTCTTCTTGCAGCGTTCACAAGAATCTTGAGCTAGCAGAGAAGGTTGCTGAGAAGATATTCGCTGTTGATTCTGAGAACATGGGAGCTTGTGTGCTGATGTGCAACATGTATGCATCTAACGGGAGATGGAAAGAGATGGCGAAACTGAGATTGAGAATgaagaagctaggaatgaggaAAAAGCCAGCTTGTAGTTGGATCGAGTTCAAAGACAAGACTcatggttttgtctcaggggATAGATCGCATTCGAGTATGGAGAGAATCAACGAGTTTCTTGAAGCGGTAATGGAACAGATGGAGAGAGAAGGGTATGTTGCAGACACAAGCGGAGTGCTCCACGATGTGGATGAGGAGCATAAGAGGGAGCTTTTGTTTGGACACAGCGAGAGATTAGCTGTTGCGTTTGGTATCATCAACACAGAGCCTGGCACGACGATAAGGGTCACTAAGAACATAAGGATATGCAGGGATTGTCATGTTGCTATCAAGTTTATTGCGAAGAtcacagagagagagattatcGTGAGGGATAATAGCAGATTCCATCATTTCAACCGTGGAAGCTGTTCTTGTGGAGACTATTGGTGA
- the LOC106421401 gene encoding uncharacterized protein At4g14342: protein MQASDRFNINSQLEHLQAKYVGTGHADLSRFEWAVNIQRDSYASYIGHYPMLAYFAIAENESIGRERYNFMQKMLLPCGLPPEREDD, encoded by the exons ATGCAG GCAAGTGATAGGTTTAACATCAATTCTCAGCTTGAGCATCTTCAAGCTAAGTATGTTGGTACTGGCCATGCTGATTTGAGCAGATT TGAGTGGGCTGTGAACATTCAGCGTGACAGTTATGCTTCCTACATTGGTCACTACCCCATGCTTGCGTACTTTGCAATCGCTGAGAACGAGTCCATTGGGCGAGAACGCTACAACTTTATGCAG AAAATGCTTCTACCGTGTGGCCTTCCTCCAGAAAGAGAAGACGACTAA
- the LOC106421472 gene encoding putative protein phosphatase 2C-like protein 44 isoform X2: MGFWDFPFMQKAFRFERLVDGDVSRRKKKPFWLNPVSHGCYTIDRLSYIDRSPSADSVTVQREQQSEEELEVWFFAVSDAGTGREIVKYMQNHIFDNEPGVLRKCKEIMRRAYVEEERSSGSAASVTVVDGEKLAMASIGDHRVVICRDGEAYQLRAKSSTRKWSDFVFPVCYQGETDDESDSRDLELALVTEKISSDTEFIIIGSSGIWQVMKNQEAINLIRHMEDPQEAAKCLANEALNRISKSEISCIVIRFT; this comes from the exons ATGGGATTCTGGGATTTCCCTTTCATGCAAAAG GCGTTCCGGTTTGAACGACTAGTAGATGGGGATGTAAgtagaaggaagaagaaaccaTTTTGGTTAAATCCGGTTTCTCACGGATGCTATACCATCGACCGGTTAAGCTATATCGACCGTTCACCGAGTGCAGATTCGGTTACAGTACAGAGAGAGCAACAGAGTGAAGAAGAGCTTGAAGTTTGGTTCTTTGCAGTGTCAGATGCTGGAACTGGGAGAGAGATTGTCAAGTATATGCAGAACCATATCTTCGATAATGAG CCTGGAGTTTTGAGAAAATGTAAAGAGATCATGAGAAGAGCGTACGTTGAGGAAGAGAGAAGCAGTGGCTCAGCTGCTTCGGTGACGGTGGTGGACGGTGAAAAGCTAGCTATGGCGAGTATCGGCGACCATAGAGTGGTGATTTGCAGAGACGGTGAGGCTTATCAACTCAGAGCTAAATCATCAACAAGAAAATGGTCGGATTTTGTTTTCCCAG TTTGTTACCAAGGAGAGACAGATGATGAATCAGATTCAAGAGATTTAGAGCTTGCTTTGGTTACAGAGAAGATTAGTTCAGATACAGAGTTCATCATTATTGGTAGCTCTGGGATTTGGCAG GTGATGAAAAATCAAGAAGCTATTAACCTAATCAGGCATATGGAAGATCCTCAAGAAGCTGCAAAATGTTTAGCCAACGAAGCTTTAAACAGGATTAGCAAAAGCGAAATTTCTTGTATCGTAATTAGGTTTACATAA
- the LOC125590469 gene encoding glutathione S-transferase T3-like, whose protein sequence is MDFNPFEDSANFIELLNSQQNVVFGSQGRVSLSSSQEPSLGSQAAELRAERKERRTWTVTEDIVLISSWLNTSKDPVVGNEQKSVAFWTRVAAYFSASPKLAASEKREGSQCKQRWHKLNEAVCKFAGAYEAATREKISGMNDNDVLKLAHEIFFNNQKKKFCLEHAWNELRNDQKWCDLSTAKTESSSKRRKFADGSHSGASSQVNENDAGVEGTSRPPGVKAAKARGKKPQVDGKDVSDFQIMWSIKKDDLAMKQQLSKMRLLESLVAKENLAAYEEALKEKLINELM, encoded by the coding sequence ATGGATTTCAATCCATTTGAGGACTCTGCCAATTTTATTGAACTACTCAATAGTCAACAAAATGTTGTCTTTGGCAGTCAAGGACGTGTTTCACTCTCTTCATCGCAAGAGCCCTCCTTAGGCAGTCAAGCTGCGGAGCTTCGAGCAGAGCGTAAGGAAAGAAGGACGTGGACAGTGACAGAGGATATAGTGCTCATTAGCTCGTGGTTGAACACGAGCAAAGACCCCGTTGTAGGGAATGAGCAGAAGTCAGTGGCTTTCTGGACCAGAGTTGCAGCATACTTCTCGGCTAGCCCTAAACTTGCTGCCTCTGAAAAACGAGAGGGTAGTCAATGCAAGCAACGTTGGCACAAGCTGAATGAAGCAGTTTGCAAGTTCGCTGGGGCGTATGAAGCAGCCACGAGAGAGAAAATCAGTGGCATGAATGACAATGACGTTCTAAAGCTGGCCCACGAGATCTTCTTcaataaccaaaaaaagaagttCTGCCTTGAACATGCGTGGAACGAGCTTCGCAACGACCAGAAGTGGTGTGATCTCAGTACAGCTAAAACTGAAAGCAGCTCGAAAAGGAGGAAGTTCGCCGACGGTTCACATTCAGGAGCAAGCTCTCAAGTCAATGAAAACGATGCTGGTGTAGAAGGAACATCTCGTCCCCCTGGTGTTAAGGCTGCAAAAGCTCGTGGAAAGAAGCCGCAAGTTGATGGGAAAGATGTGTCTGATTTCCAGATTATGTGGAGTATCAAGAAGGATGACTTGGCAATGAAGCAACAACTCTCCAAGATGAGGCTACTTGAGAGTCTTGTTGCAAAGGAAAACCTAGCTGCTTATGAAGAAGCTCTCAAGGAAAAACTCATAAATGAGTTAATGTAA
- the LOC106421472 gene encoding putative nuclease HARBI1 isoform X1, which yields MASSSQETLDECFDDTFDEFFDQRFDQAFENLAIHIDQEEGRKKRKKRAYIERNREEGHIRLWNDYFSETPTYPDNIFRRRFRMNKPLFMHIVDRLSNEVQYFREKKDGFGRNSLSPFQKCTAAIRVLAYGSAADTVDEYLRLGETTTRLCVENFVDGIIYLFGDEYLRRPTPADLQRLLDVGEHRGFPGMIGSIDCMHWEWKNCPTAWKGQYSRGSGKPTIVLEAVASYDLWIWHAFFGPPGTLNDINVLDRSPVFDDIIKGQAPNVTFSVNGREYHMAYYLTDGIYPKWATFIQSIPLPQGPKAVLFAQRQEAVRKDVERAFGVLQARFAIVKNPALFWDKVKIGKIMRACIILHNMIVGDERDGYTQYDTSEFQQGEDTGTSHVDLTYSTDIPTNVANMMSVRTRIRDSQMHQQLKDDLVEHVWLKFGRDEDNN from the coding sequence atggcttcttcttctcaagAAACTTTAGATGAATGTTTTGATGATACATTTGATGAGTTCTTTGATCAACGTTTTGATCAAGCCTTTGAGAATTTGGCCATTCATATTGATCAAGAAGagggaagaaaaaaaagaaaaaaacgggcttatatcgaaagaaatcgtgaagaagggcatattcgtttatggaatgattatttcagtgaaactcctACGTATCCTGATAATATCTTCCGACGacgttttagaatgaacaagccattgttcatgcacattgttgatcgactctccaacGAAGTTCAGTATTTTCGGGAAAAGAAAGATGGTTTCGGAAGGAATAGTCTCTCTCCCTTTCAAAAGTGTACTGCagccattcgtgtcttggcTTATGGTTCTGCAGCTGATACGgttgacgaatacctccggctcGGGGAAACAACCACTCGGTTATGTGTGGAAAATTTTGTGGACggaataatatatttgttcggcgatgagtacttaagaagaccaacaccagctgatcttcaacgtctacttgatgTTGGAGAGcatcgtggatttcccgggatgataggaagcatcgattgtatgcattgggagtggaagaattgtcccaccgcttggaaagggcaatattctcgtggttcgggTAAACCAACAATCGTGTTAGAGGCTGTTGCTTCATACGATCTATGGATATGGCAtgcattttttggacctccaggtacattaaatgatatcaatgttctcgatcgctcacctgtttttgatgacataataaaaggtCAAGCTCCAAATGTCACTTTctctgtcaatggaagagagtatcatatGGCTTACTATCTTACGGATGGTATTTACccgaaatgggcaacttttatccaatctattccactaccacaagggccgaaagcagttttatttgctcaacgtcaagaagctgtccgaaaagatgttgagcgtgcttttggagtcttgcaagctcgctttgccattgttaaaaatccagcgCTGTTTTGGGATAAGGTcaaaattgggaagattatgagagcatgtatcatactccataatatgatagtaggagacgaacgagatggatacactcaatatgatacttcagagttccaacaaggagaagacaccGGAACTTCACATGTagatctcacgtattctacagatatccctaCAAATGTCGCCAACATGATGAGTGTTCGgactagaattcgtgatagtcaaatgcatcaacaactcaaagatgatttggttgaacatgtatggcttaaatttggacgtgatgaagacaacaactga
- the LOC106421471 gene encoding epsin-1, producing the protein MGTLWFGEIKKQASLFLHDKYNVARLVLTDVTETELLVEEVTNDDPSSPDAKTMTKIADASFNTVDYWRIVDVLHRKIGKGGGEMKKWREAYKAMVLLEFLLTHGPLHLPHDFLYDLDHIRFLSTFQYVDDKGFDWGAKVQKKADQIQTLLLGKEELREARLKALKITAQINGFGNSASFSAPSPPPSPASSSPLNSSGTTLTEREAVSESDSLIGDKDERNRTAGEETLISGICSKLAGLSPLKKLHGGRTAAGFHALSNVERVSSKCYDRRNSIGY; encoded by the exons ATGGGGACACTTTGGTTTGGAGAAATCAAGAAACAAGCGTCTTTGTTTCTTCATGACAAGTACAATGTTGCTAGACTTGTTCTCACCGATGTTACCGAAACTGAGCT GTTAGTAGAAGAAGTGACAAACGATGATCCTTCTTCTCCAGACGCTAAAACGATGACTAAAATAGCCGATGCATCGTTTAATACAGTGGATTACTGGAgaattgtggatgttcttcacaGAAA AATAGGAAAAGGGGGAGGAGAGATGAAGAAGTGGAGAGAAGCTTACAAGGCCATGGTGTTGTTGGAGTTCTTATTAACACATGGTCCTCTTCATTTGCCTCATGATTTTCTTTACGACTTGGATCATATTCGTTTCCTCTCAACCTTCCAATACGTTGACGACAAAGG ATTTGATTGGGGAGCTAAGGTACAGAAGAAGGCGGATCAGATTCAAACACTTCTTCTAGGAAAAGAAGAACTAAGAGAAGCTCGTCTTAAAGCTCTAAAGATCACCGCCCAAATCAATGGCTTCGGAAACTCCGCATCTTTCTCTGCTCCTTCTCCGCCTCCTTCACCGGCCTCATCCTCTCCTCTGAATAGCTCCGGTACAACTCTAACCGAAAGAGAGGCTGTATCCGAGTCAGATTCGTTGATCGGCGATAAAGACGAGAGGAACCGAACCGCCGGTGAAGAGACACTGATCAGCGGGATCTGCTCCAAGCTCGCCGGTCTCAGCCCTCTGAAGAAACTTCACGGAGGTCGTACGGCGGCCGGATTTCATGCTTTGTCGAACGTTGAGAGAGTTTCAAGTAAATGTTATGACCGCCGCAATTCTATTGGCTACTGA